ACTGCCGTCTATAAATAGGATAATACCAATCATCATCACAACCGAAGGTGTAGAGCAGTTGGTAGGGCTTGCCCTTCTGGTCCTGATGATTAGAGTTCGATGCCCTATAAGcgcatatttttttattattttccaaATTAAATCACGAATATTAGTTTATAAAGAACTTTGAGATGTGAACAAACCAGCAAGTAGCGTAGTGGTGAGGCTTTTGGTTCCCTTGCTCAGGGTCGTGGGTTCGATCCTCCATCCCCACGCgcaacattttttttaattaaagGTTGCGGCGTGGGGCTGCTTACTGGGCTGTTGATTGGGCTGGTGATCTGGCCTTGCTGCTGACCCGGGTGGTGACCGAGCTGCATCCAATCAAGAGaagtttttataaaaatattgagTACTAAAAGATATTTGCCTACCAAATGACACGTAGCTCAACAGTAATTGCACAAGCATTCTGTTTGATGGTTGCAAGTTCAATTCTTACAATCTCGCTGAGGCATGGTTATAGTTCATATCctaaaaatagaagaaaattttaaATGTTTGTATATATAAATAGTTCAGACCATATGTAAATAGATTTAATTTCCCACTCCATCTCAAACAAAGGCATGGTGCCGCAGTAGGGTAGAAGCAAATAAgccagagaaaaaaaatctaataataGCAATTGTCATGCAAACAAAGGACACTGAATGAAAGTTCATGATTTTTATGaaagatcaaataagagaagcaaaaacttgaattgaaaatgaaaaatgtCAAAACATATAGTTAAAATAGCTATGACGATTTTTATGACATTAATGTTAAAACGTCATGTTTTGTGGGCTCagttatgacgaattcaataaaacgtcatattttgtgggctcaattatgacgaattcaataaaacgtcataaagttctgggcctagggtccataccttcaaattcgtcatagattgtgtgcaattgtgacgctccattaaaatgtcataaaattttcgtcatagatcaccacatttTTTTTGTAGTGGATTAGCCGACATCCGGTCCGCTGCCTGAACATATCCATCCGCGCAAATTGAGCTTATTGAGCGCAGCTGAAACTAAAAGAGACATATCCATCCGCGTGTCGGATAAAACCTACTGGCTGCCCGTGACCGGACGCCGGCGTAACTGCATGCAACCTCCGAGCGAGCGGCTCTGCCAAACAGTTCATCCTATCCAGAAATAAGCTTGCGCGTGGACCGTCCGTGCGGCACGCGCGCATGAGAAGCTTGCACGTATTAGGCGCAAACAGAAAAACAGGCCAGGGCGCGCTGCGCTGAAATAGGCTTTACTTGGTTTGATTCGACACATGCCCTGCTATCTGTTTCGATCTCTAGCCATGCTGGCCGACACGTCGCATATCCATCCATGGCGTCGGCGCCTATAAAAGCGGCGGCGATGGGCCGGCCGAAACCGTGCTAGCTCTCTGCCTCTCCATCTCGACTCTTTGTGGTGCGCAAGGGGAGGAAAGGAAGGCAGAGGCCTCCGATCCGGATCAGATCGTCTCGTCGATCCATAATAAACTAATCAACCACCACTAGTTAGCAGCAACTAACCCGTCCCCAATCCACTGCAGTTTCTTGATTGCGGTTTCACACGCTATCAGTCACTCTCTGTCGCGGTGGTCGTAGCAGTTGCGGCCATTCgcaagagaggaggaggaagcgcgGCCGGGAAGATGGTGAACGCCGACGCCGTCCGCAACATCGTCGGCATCATCGGTACGCATGCAGCAGAGCaacattttgattaaatttctCGATCTGCGTGGATGCATCGTCGTGTCGTGCGCTGAGAATGAATCTATCTATATAAATAATCGATCGACTGCGCCGGGGTGCAGGCAACGTCATCTCGTTCGGCCTGTTCCTGTCGCCGCTGCCGACCTTCATCCAGATCGTGAACAAGGGCGACGTGGAGAAGTTCGTGCCGGACCCGTACCTGGCGACGTTCCTCAACTGCGCGCTGTGGGTGTTCTACGGCCTCCCCATCGTGCACCCCAACAGCATCCTCGTGGTCACCATCAACGGCACGGGCCTCCTCATCGAGACCGTCTACCTCTCCATCTTCTTCGCCTACGCGCCCAGGCCCAAGCGCCTCAAGATGCTGGGCGTCCTCGCCGTGGAGCTcgtcttcctcgccgccgtcgccgcgggggTGCTCCTCGGCGCGCACACCACCGACCAGCGCTCCATGGTCGTCGGCAGCATCTGCATCTTCTTCGGCACCATCATGTACGCCGCGCCGCTCACCGTCATGAAGCGAGTCATCACCACCAAGAGCGTCGAGTACATGCCCTTCACGCTCTCCTTGGTCAGCTTCCTCAACGGCATCTGCTGGACCACCTACGCGCTCATCCGATTCGACATCTTCATCACGGTCGGCCTCTCTCCCTTATTACCTGACCGTTTCGATCGGCCAtcctatatatgtatatatatttatatatcatCATCGCGCTGCATATAgaaacttatatatatatatatatatatatatatatatatatagacacacacacatgCGTAAATCTATATAATTGAACTGCATGCAGATCCCCAACGGCCTGGGAACGCTGCTGGGCTTGGCGCAGCTGATCCTCTACTTCTGCTACTACGGGTCGACGCCCAGCAAGCCGAGCGGCGACGGTAATAGCGGCATGGAGCTGCCAGTGACGGCCGGCGACGAGGGCAAGAactagcgccgccgcgccggcttaATTAATTTCACCTCGAGCCGGATTCCGGCCGGCCGGGTAGGAGTTGTGTTTGTGTCAGTGTGTGTGGCTGTATGTACAGGTACTGCGGGCATGAGCAGCATGCACGAACGCATGCCAGTCTCGTCGCGATCCATACGAGGGCACGCAGCAAGCAAAAGCCTGCTAGCTGTTTTTGCCAGGTTTGGCTTCATTTCTGGGAGCCTTTTGTTGTCCGTGTGTGTGTTTGTAAGTCGTTGTTGCTAACTTGTTTGTTTGGGGAGTAGGGCCGCAGCGCAGGGCTTTGTTGCTGCATTGGCCGCACCCGTAAATACTTATTGTGCTGCTTGGCACCCTGCTTCCCTATTTTTCTGAGGGCTTTTTGCAGTGCAAGTGTGTGCCTATTGTTACATGGAAAATATAGCATGCAATACAAGTATATAGAATTCATCAAAAGCACATAAAAATATATGGTAAAAAGGTGTCTTACAATTACAGACATCTTAGAATCAACGATTAGATAGGAAATGGAAGAAAAAAGTATGTGCTAGTAAAGGCTAGAGCCCTAAGTTTTTGTATTTAGCCCAACACCCCCTAATCTGGGCCGACCCGGCCGAGGCCCGAGGGCCTCACTCCTTGTCAGACGTTCATTCAGGAGGGCTGCGAACGAGTAGCACGGCTTTCGACCCGCCTCGTCACTGTACACCTCGCTCCGATCTAACCAATTAACCAATGCAAATTTTCCGGCATGCATCTCGCCATCTCCATCGACAAGACGACAACATGCGATTAACTACTATCCATGGATCAATCATGATCACCCTTCTTTGATTTGATTTTGATCTAGCAGCGACATGGAGCACGAACACATCACGTACGCCAAGAAACGGGGGCAAAAATTGCTGGCAGCCAGCACGCAATTAAATTAATCACTGACAAGGCAAACAACACTAGCTAGAGTTGCGGAGGAGGATCGGAGGCTCGCTCACGAACCAGATCCGGTTCAGGCGTCGGCGTTCTCCAGGTAGCTCGCGTCTTCGtcgtcggaggcggcggcggcggcggcgctgccggggGAGCGGCACGACAGGGAAGACGCggagcgcggcgtgggcggccgcgccagccgccgcccgAAGCTGTCGTAGTGGATGGCGCCCGCGAAGTCCAGCGGCTGGCACCGCTCCCCCATCAGGATCCGCCGGCTCCACAGGGCCACCTCGCCGCCCTTCTTGTCGATGGCCGCCCCGCGagcgcacagcgccgccgccgccggcttcttCCTGTGCCGGAGGAGGCGCCGGGTGGCGCGCGACACGCGCCGGGTGCACGTCCGCACCAGGCTCGACACCCGCCCCAGGAGCTGCTCCGCGTAGCCCGCCGCCATGGCGATCGATCTCTCGCTGCcggacggcgcgcgcggcgtgcaGATAAGAACTAGTCGTATCCTGCAATGCAACGACCCGATGATCGAGGGTTTAAGAAATGGTCATGGCGATCGGCGGGGCGCCATGCGTCTGTCACTAGTGGCTCTGCCTTTTCACTGCGCTAACTTACCGCCGATCGGGATTTGACTGCGCAATCATGTCCCCCACTCCTATTTTGCTTTCTTTGATTCTCGCATTAGGATTATTGATTTGGATGTCATTAAATAAACAAGAAGTAGATCCACGTTATAAAGATTTTGAAAATGTGGATACTCAACGGAGGCATTAGGAATGAagtatttgatttttttaataaaaattatttGAAAAACATCGACAAAAAAGATCTCTAAATCTCAAAGCTGTTTAGTGTTTACCGTGCCAAGGGAAGAAATATAATTTGGGTTGCACATAAATATAGTATTGAATACGTATGCAATGACGTAAACCTCTAAACTATTTAAGATGGCGTGCAATGCATAACGCACGAGACCCATATATGAGCGGCCTATAAAAGCACACAATTACCCCCACTTCCGCCCCATCGTtatctctctcttcttctctatCCCCTGCCGGCACACCCGCTTCAAGCGCCGCACTACTCCTACAATCACATAGCACTCGACCTCGTGccttcacacacacacacatatatatccTTTTCGCACATAGTCAACACCTATCAGAGCCACCATGCCTACAATTTCCTTCTCTACGAAGGAGAAGGGATGCCCGCatcgccatcgtcgccgacccTTTGTTCTACTGGGACTCTATTTCGCCGACAAATCATGTTctaaaggattttttttttcatttcttccAAAAAAGACATCCAATCTAGGCTTCCACTGTTCCACATCATCAATGGCACCTCCATCCACATCCTTCTAGCCAAGCCAAGAACGCACATGATCCTCCCAGCCCTCCGAACCACCTCCCGGGATCCCGCCGCGCCGATCCACGCGCACACAGGTCACTGCTGACGCCCACAAGGCCgcgccgcgcggagcccccgCGCCGGGCATGCACCGTGCCGAAGCCTCCTCTCGCCGCGGCCGTACAAGtgtcgcgccggcggcgccgcggcgtgcAAGTGTCGCGCCGGACGGCTgtcgcggcgcgcggccggccgctGGCTGGCGCGGGGAACGAGGGTAACGCCAGCCGTTTCAGCGCCTTTCCGGAGCCGCTCCCCCCGCGGCCCCGGTttccgcgcggcgcggcgcggcgcccacAAAGATACTTTGCATTGCTTGCAGCGGCTGGCAgcgccccgcgcgcccctcGTGCCCGGCGCGCTATAAGACAGCGGGCTTGGGGCCCCGATCCAGGCATCCATCAGCGAGGAGCGCACAGCTGACAGCAGAGAGCTAGCAGCAGCCATGGCCGGGGGCTCCGGGAAGGCGACCTACTACGCGGTGCTTGGCGTGGCTCGTGACGCGTCCGCCGGCGAGATCCGCGCCGCCTGGCGCCGCCTGTCCCTGGTGAGTGCGCGGCGCCGCCTGTCCCTGGTGAGtgcgcggcgccgccgacccCCTTGATTTTTGGCTAACAAGCGGCACGAGCACACGGCGGTGGCCGCAAGCCTTAACCGCCGGGCTGTGGAGTTGCTTGCAGATATGGCACCCTGACAAGCTGAAGGGGGCAGCAGGAGATCACTCTCGTCAGAAGGAGCAAGCCCTGGCCAGGTACCACGAGATCCAGGAGGCCTACAAAGGTGAGTGCTTTATTTCACCTGCGACGTGCAGAGCTCCATCGAGACGCTGAATTTTTCTGACGGGAGTGCGTGTCCTTGCGGAGTGGCAGTGCTGTCCGACCCGTCGAGGAAGGCCATGTACGACCGGGCCCTGCTCCAGCAGCAGCGGTTCGACGATGCTGCCAACGGCCGCGACAAGGTAAGCCAGCCGGGGagggcggctgcggctcttgctaGTATTTGCTTGTACGTTCAACTGATCGATCATCACGGCCACCGTACGGTACCCAGCTTGGTAGCTGAAGTGCCGGAATTGGACCTGATCGATCGATCAGTCTCGTGGTCTCGTTCCGTGACACCGTTGCGTACGTACAGAAATCTTTGGTCGGCGTGCTGGAGCGTCCTGGCGGCTGCGGCACCGTGGACGACCCGTCGGACAGGGTCGACAAGATAGAGATCAAGATCAAGAGCTCCTCCTCGTCGGCTCGCACCGGCAGGCCAGCTTCTGGACGGATCGACCTGTCCTTCACCTTcaccaccgcggcggcgcccgacgaGGGGAccagccccggcggcggcggaccccgGAACGCCCGATGTGcagcaggctcctcctcggccccgcgccgccgtgccgccccgcGCTCGAAGCTACAGACTTTGATCGAGGCCAGGCTGCGGTGCGGCCGCAAAGACTAGCTATATATGCTCCgttcgccggccggcggcccacCGTGCTGAGAGCTCAAGAAAATAATCGTAGCCTAGCCTAGCTCGCTCCTACTTGCATGTATCCTAGCGCTAGGTTACCAAAGCTGTCTGTCCAGTCCAGCAATGGTGGCATTCATCCGGTACCCGTGAGTCCCGTAACAAGAGATGTGTCCTATGAATCCGCCAGGCTGATCGTGCTAGCAGTGTGTGGCATCACCCAGCAGGGAGAGTATCTGGATGTTCTTGATCTTTCAAAGATCAAATAAAAGCTTTGCTTATTCTCATTATATATGTTTTTGTGCAAATACCTTCAGTAATATACCGTTCAATTAATTCGGTGCTGTTCTTTTTCCTGAGTTCTTGCTTCTCACGGCCGGGTAGGGCTAGTAGCAATTTTCGCGCTcacacgccacgccacgccacgccacaccTCCAACCGTCCAACGCCTGGCCGTTATGGGCTGGGCTCGTTTTGAGGGTTCGTTTCAGCAGGCCCAAATCGTCGGACGTCCTCCTCCCTTCTtcgacgacgatggcggcggccgcggcgcccacCACCGAACGAACGGGGCCGGGGGTGCTCGACGACCGCACTAGGCGTCggtacggcggcggccggagcacaggagagaaagagagagagagagagagagagagcaaaagCATTTGCCCAGGCTGCCCAGCTAAGCAAGGACTGAGTTGCAAGACGAATACGTCCACCGTCCTCCATggacaacggcggcggcgggcgtttGCCGGAGGGTCTTCCACAAGCGCGCGGGGCGCCGGCGGTGAGCCAACTGGGATGGGGGCCCGGCTCCGGCTGTTCTGTAAGGTTTTTTTTATGCAAATCGGAATGGTTAAAATCCCCTCCTCTGCGCCGTTCTCTCCGCGACCCACGGGGAAAATGGGACGTGTGTGAACAACGCTCAGTCGGCAATTTTGCAAAAATGCCCTTATGGTTTATTGAAATCAGTCGGTAGTCCAACTCATCCGATCGGAACAGTAAAAgacttatatttttttttgcgtaTAGATCCCTAATGTAAATTTTATTTCAAcgttaagaagaaaaaaatcgaGAACTCTTATCGTTTTTAAAAAACCACCCGCATTACGTTTTTCGGAAACCCCCCTCCCTAGTCCAAACCGCAAACCCTACCACCCTACTCACTCAcatcccctctctctccttccttctctccctaccgccgccgctctccctgcttgcccgcgcggccgcgcccgcccctccgcctccgcctccactcgCCGTCTTGCTCGCCGCCTACCTCCACTGCCACCGCATCTTCTCTCCCGCAGACTTGCCCAGCTCGGCCCCCCAACCTCTGCCTCCCCGGCACGCGGCCTAGCCCGGCTGCAGGGCCTCCCGCGCTAGATCTCGCAGGGGCGTGctcggtgcggcggccggcgaccctCCAGCGCGGAGGCCCTGGCCGGGCTTGGCCACGGCACCGGAGGCCTCGGCAGGCTTGAACCGCCAGATCTCGCGCCGGCAGGGGCTGGAGCTGCAGTGGCACGGCAGGTGGCTGCGGGAGTGGCGTGCGCCTGGAGGGAGCGGCGACTGCTGGAGTTGCAGAGCTGCGGTCCCTCCCTTCGCTCTcctactgtcgggtgccacaattagggacaccctaatcggggtactaagaccgcttttaaaaatacaaacacctgttaagtcaactaggcccacggcctccttccaatccggaagaaaggaaaagactcaataaagcccagcatgcggcccattcacgtccccctcgaacccgcgggacgatctccgcctcgctcgagggtccctcccgggcccgctggacaatctccgcctcgttcgagggtagcgaatctaccctcgagcgggtgattcattctccgcctcgctcgaggccgtctctcggcacaagggacaaacggccccgccgcccaactgcccgccgtacgaaggcattaaaatccagccactccgccacggctcaaaggacgggcggcgtcagaacgccactcccacagtagatgtgaccggggtcccatccgctgaccctGGTCAtcactccgc
The nucleotide sequence above comes from Panicum virgatum strain AP13 chromosome 3K, P.virgatum_v5, whole genome shotgun sequence. Encoded proteins:
- the LOC120700487 gene encoding chaperone protein DnaJ-like, with protein sequence MAGGSGKATYYAVLGVARDASAGEIRAAWRRLSLIWHPDKLKGAAGDHSRQKEQALARYHEIQEAYKVLSDPSRKAMYDRALLQQQRFDDAANGRDKKSLVGVLERPGGCGTVDDPSDRVDKIEIKIKSSSSSARTGRPASGRIDLSFTFTTAAAPDEGTSPGGGGPRNARCAAGSSSAPRRRAAPRSKLQTLIEARLRCGRKD
- the LOC120700486 gene encoding bidirectional sugar transporter SWEET5-like; the encoded protein is MVNADAVRNIVGIIGNVISFGLFLSPLPTFIQIVNKGDVEKFVPDPYLATFLNCALWVFYGLPIVHPNSILVVTINGTGLLIETVYLSIFFAYAPRPKRLKMLGVLAVELVFLAAVAAGVLLGAHTTDQRSMVVGSICIFFGTIMYAAPLTVMKRVITTKSVEYMPFTLSLVSFLNGICWTTYALIRFDIFITIPNGLGTLLGLAQLILYFCYYGSTPSKPSGDGNSGMELPVTAGDEGKN
- the LOC120700615 gene encoding uncharacterized protein LOC120700615, with protein sequence MAAGYAEQLLGRVSSLVRTCTRRVSRATRRLLRHRKKPAAAALCARGAAIDKKGGEVALWSRRILMGERCQPLDFAGAIHYDSFGRRLARPPTPRSASSLSCRSPGSAAAAAASDDEDASYLENADA